The Marinobacter halotolerans genome includes a window with the following:
- a CDS encoding chorismate--pyruvate lyase family protein — protein MPSRDSDAVSRIRIPETDWYRSFAAAGLRDPAIHGKLGHWLKLEGSLTRALQLRCHDSFRVDILSEGFARPSREESRTLGLLPRHRAWIREVCLLGDGTPWVLARTVIPMATLTGRGRRLRHLGRQPLGAYLFSNTEWHRGDFETGLCHRDTPDQPRAARRSEFFSGHRRLLVGEYFLPQGGFYAED, from the coding sequence GACTGGTACCGCTCGTTCGCGGCTGCCGGCCTGCGGGACCCGGCCATACACGGCAAGCTCGGTCACTGGCTGAAGCTCGAGGGGTCACTGACACGGGCGCTGCAACTGCGCTGCCATGACAGTTTCCGGGTCGACATTCTGAGCGAGGGTTTTGCCCGCCCCAGCCGCGAAGAATCCCGCACACTGGGCCTGCTGCCACGGCACCGCGCCTGGATCCGGGAGGTCTGTCTGCTGGGAGATGGCACGCCTTGGGTACTGGCCCGCACGGTTATTCCCATGGCCACGCTTACCGGCCGGGGCCGGCGCCTGCGACATCTGGGAAGGCAACCCCTGGGAGCCTATCTTTTCAGCAACACCGAATGGCACAGAGGCGATTTCGAGACCGGCCTTTGCCATCGCGACACACCAGACCAGCCCAGGGCCGCCAGGCGATCCGAATTCTTCAGCGGTCACAGGCGACTGCTGGTGGGAGAGTACTTTCTGCCCCAAGGAGGTTTCTATGCCGAAGACTGA
- the ubiA gene encoding 4-hydroxybenzoate octaprenyltransferase — protein MPKTETSPAVRARLADYALLLRLNRPIGSLLLLWPTYWALWLAAGGLPQAGNLIVFTLGVFLMRAAGCAINDFADRKVDRHVKRTKDRPLTSGRIQSWEAVALFAGICLLAFLMVVFFTNPLTLYLSFGGVVLAFIYPFMKRYTHLPQLFLGAAFSWAIPMAWAAEAGEVTRLAWLLFTANVLWTVAYDTFYAMVDRDDDLKIGIKSTAILFGDGDRAIIAVLQSLVVLILLLVGNQAELGGVYYLGVITMACLFIYQQHLARFREREGCFKAFLNNNWAGFAVFLGLVIDLMLGGSTH, from the coding sequence ATGCCGAAGACTGAAACATCCCCCGCGGTCCGGGCGCGCCTGGCAGATTATGCACTTCTGTTGCGGCTGAACCGACCGATCGGCAGTCTTCTGTTGCTATGGCCAACCTACTGGGCGCTATGGCTGGCCGCTGGCGGTCTGCCGCAGGCAGGCAACCTGATTGTATTTACCCTGGGTGTGTTTCTTATGCGCGCCGCCGGATGCGCCATCAACGACTTTGCCGACCGCAAGGTGGACCGGCATGTCAAGCGCACCAAGGACCGTCCACTGACCTCAGGCCGTATCCAGAGCTGGGAAGCCGTGGCGCTGTTTGCTGGTATCTGCCTGCTAGCGTTTCTGATGGTGGTGTTCTTTACCAACCCGCTGACCCTCTACCTGTCTTTTGGCGGCGTGGTACTGGCCTTTATCTATCCCTTCATGAAGCGGTACACCCACCTGCCCCAGCTTTTTCTCGGCGCCGCCTTTTCCTGGGCGATTCCCATGGCCTGGGCGGCGGAAGCCGGTGAAGTAACCCGTCTGGCCTGGTTGCTTTTCACCGCCAACGTGCTGTGGACCGTGGCCTACGATACCTTCTATGCCATGGTGGATCGCGACGACGACCTGAAAATCGGCATCAAGTCCACGGCCATTCTGTTTGGCGATGGCGATCGAGCCATTATTGCAGTACTCCAGTCACTGGTGGTGCTGATCCTGCTGCTCGTCGGTAACCAGGCAGAGCTGGGAGGGGTCTATTATCTGGGCGTTATCACCATGGCCTGCCTGTTCATTTACCAGCAGCACCTCGCCCGCTTCCGCGAGCGGGAAGGCTGCTTCAAGGCGTTCCTCAACAACAACTGGGCCGGGTTTGCGGTTTTCCTCGGGCTGGTCATTGATCTGATGCTGGGCGGATCAACACACTGA
- the phoB gene encoding phosphate regulon transcriptional regulator PhoB, translating into MTGKTVLIVDDEASIREMIAVALEMADYNYLEAADAREAHSLIVDKQPDLILLDWMLPGTSGVELARRLKKEEATAEIPIIMLTAKVEEDNKIQGLEVGADDYITKPFSPRELVARLKAVLRRATPAGVESPIEVDGLTLDPIGHRVTTTTGALNIGPTEYRLLQFFMTHQERVYTRSQLLDQVWGGNVYVEERTVDVHIRRLRKALGGQYDHLIQTVRGTGYRFSTRAA; encoded by the coding sequence ATGACTGGAAAAACTGTCCTCATTGTTGATGACGAAGCGTCCATCAGGGAAATGATTGCTGTCGCTCTGGAAATGGCGGATTACAACTACCTGGAAGCGGCGGATGCCCGGGAAGCCCATTCCCTGATCGTGGACAAACAGCCCGATCTGATCCTGCTGGACTGGATGTTGCCCGGCACCAGCGGCGTCGAGCTGGCTCGCCGCCTGAAGAAAGAAGAGGCGACCGCGGAAATTCCCATCATCATGCTGACCGCCAAGGTCGAGGAAGATAATAAAATCCAGGGCCTGGAAGTGGGCGCGGATGATTACATCACCAAACCCTTTTCCCCCCGCGAGCTGGTTGCCCGCCTGAAAGCCGTACTGCGACGGGCCACCCCTGCCGGTGTTGAGTCCCCGATCGAAGTGGACGGCCTCACGCTGGACCCGATAGGACATCGCGTCACCACCACAACCGGCGCCCTGAATATCGGCCCCACGGAATATCGGCTGCTACAGTTCTTTATGACCCATCAGGAGCGGGTCTATACTCGGTCTCAGCTTCTGGATCAGGTCTGGGGCGGCAACGTCTATGTGGAAGAGCGAACCGTTGATGTTCACATCCGGCGTTTGCGCAAAGCCCTCGGCGGGCAATATGATCACCTGATCCAGACCGTGCGTGGCACCGGTTACCGTTTCTCGACCCGAGCAGCCTGA
- the phoR gene encoding phosphate regulon sensor histidine kinase PhoR — protein sequence MQQNWSKYLRWIISFLVTCTLAGWFFGYPVYGLTIGLLIYLVWTLVQAKRLYFWLNHPSISEEAPQSVGLWGDLFDGLHRLHQNHLKERDRLMARINRVQESTNAMHDGVVMTDSNGAMEWWNGSAEHLLGFRQSSDQGQYIQNLIRNPAFKAYFDAREYREPLEIHSPAKPHIRLQMQFSLFGDNDRLIVAKDVTRLYHLEQMRRDFVGNVSHEMRTPLTVISGYLETLVDHAAELPPKWRRAINTMAQQSSRMEALITDLILLSKIETGEQTRNDSITDVSSMVHQICHDAEALSGDQRHDFQVSIGERHWLKGDESQLRSAFSNLIFNAVKYSPAGGTITVSWKTDREGGHLSVRDTGIGIDPVHIPRLTERFYRADPSRHQETGGTGLGLAIVKHVLINHDSKLDIRSHIGGGSEFICHFPRERLTEKPPAQQVRRPMADKG from the coding sequence ATGCAACAAAACTGGTCGAAGTACCTGCGGTGGATCATTTCGTTTCTTGTGACCTGCACACTTGCCGGATGGTTTTTCGGCTATCCGGTCTATGGTCTCACCATTGGACTTCTGATTTACCTGGTATGGACACTGGTTCAGGCCAAACGCCTGTACTTCTGGCTGAACCATCCCAGTATCAGTGAAGAAGCGCCCCAGAGTGTCGGCCTTTGGGGTGACCTGTTTGATGGGTTGCACAGGCTGCACCAGAATCACCTCAAGGAAAGAGACCGGCTGATGGCAAGAATCAACCGGGTGCAGGAATCCACCAATGCCATGCACGATGGCGTGGTGATGACCGATTCCAACGGCGCCATGGAATGGTGGAACGGCTCGGCCGAACACTTGCTGGGCTTCCGGCAAAGCTCCGATCAGGGCCAGTATATCCAGAACCTGATCCGCAACCCTGCATTCAAGGCCTATTTTGACGCCCGGGAATATCGGGAACCCCTGGAAATCCACTCACCGGCCAAGCCCCACATCCGGCTGCAGATGCAGTTCAGCCTGTTCGGCGACAACGACCGGTTGATCGTGGCAAAAGACGTGACACGGCTTTACCACCTGGAACAGATGCGTCGGGATTTCGTGGGCAACGTGTCCCATGAGATGCGAACGCCACTAACCGTAATCAGCGGCTACCTCGAAACCCTGGTGGATCATGCCGCCGAGTTGCCTCCCAAGTGGCGACGGGCCATCAACACAATGGCCCAGCAGTCGTCACGCATGGAGGCCCTGATCACCGACTTGATCCTGTTGTCCAAGATCGAGACCGGCGAGCAAACCCGGAATGACTCGATAACCGACGTTAGCAGCATGGTCCACCAGATCTGCCACGACGCCGAGGCGCTCAGCGGTGACCAGCGCCACGACTTTCAGGTCAGCATCGGCGAGCGCCACTGGCTGAAAGGCGATGAAAGCCAGCTGCGAAGCGCCTTCTCCAACCTGATCTTCAATGCCGTCAAGTACTCTCCGGCGGGGGGCACAATCACCGTCAGCTGGAAGACGGATCGGGAGGGTGGCCACCTGTCTGTGCGGGACACCGGCATCGGCATCGATCCGGTACACATCCCGCGGCTGACGGAACGCTTCTACCGTGCTGACCCCAGCCGCCATCAGGAAACCGGTGGCACCGGGCTGGGACTGGCAATCGTTAAACATGTTCTGATCAACCACGACAGCAAGCTGGACATCCGCAGCCATATCGGCGGTGGCAGCGAGTTTATCTGTCATTTCCCCCGCGAACGACTCACCGAAAAGCCGCCCGCACAACAAGTCCGCCGACCTATGGCCGACAAGGGCTAG
- a CDS encoding response regulator: MAMLKALVVDDASFVRDLVKRTIRQRFPVIETTDAQNGRRAQSLMSRARFDLILCDWEMPEMSGIELLQWMREQPQYAGVPFIMITSRGDKDHVVEAVKGGVSEYLGKPFSPEGLSNKIIKVMGSQLTDAMARGGKSMAGPADALRESADLLTRKTDRPAPSSATSPLKDESAGLLSGQAAGAATDKAAARKPAPSVASVRFADSTLKSVVRDINLTEVRVLAKRDQSFPGILDQAVVDIDIGDDKMARLNGYVHQLQAVDKRQDTDFVSVTIRFVDEDPVKLEDLSRFVARFRGGR, from the coding sequence ATGGCAATGCTGAAGGCACTGGTTGTCGATGACGCCAGTTTTGTCAGGGATCTGGTCAAGCGCACCATCCGGCAGCGTTTCCCGGTGATTGAAACCACGGATGCGCAGAATGGGCGTCGTGCCCAGTCGCTGATGTCCCGGGCCCGTTTTGACCTGATCCTGTGCGACTGGGAAATGCCTGAAATGTCGGGTATTGAACTGCTGCAGTGGATGCGTGAGCAGCCCCAGTATGCCGGGGTGCCGTTCATCATGATTACCAGCCGCGGTGACAAGGACCACGTGGTGGAAGCGGTCAAGGGCGGCGTGTCGGAATACCTCGGCAAGCCTTTCAGCCCCGAGGGCTTGAGCAACAAGATTATCAAGGTGATGGGCAGTCAGTTGACGGATGCCATGGCCCGTGGCGGCAAATCCATGGCCGGACCGGCCGATGCCCTGCGCGAATCCGCCGATCTGCTGACCCGGAAAACGGACCGGCCCGCCCCATCGTCGGCGACCAGCCCGCTAAAGGATGAAAGTGCCGGGTTGCTTTCCGGTCAGGCCGCCGGTGCGGCGACGGATAAAGCCGCAGCGCGCAAACCTGCCCCCAGTGTGGCTTCCGTCCGGTTTGCTGACAGCACGCTCAAATCAGTCGTCAGGGACATCAATCTGACCGAAGTGCGGGTGTTGGCCAAACGAGATCAGTCCTTTCCGGGTATTCTGGATCAGGCGGTGGTGGATATTGATATTGGTGATGACAAGATGGCCCGTCTCAATGGCTATGTTCACCAGTTGCAGGCCGTGGACAAACGTCAGGATACGGATTTTGTCAGCGTGACCATCCGCTTCGTGGATGAGGACCCGGTCAAGCTGGAAGACCTCTCCCGTTTCGTTGCCCGCTTCCGCGGCGGTCGCTAG
- a CDS encoding lytic murein transglycosylase, whose protein sequence is MTIAGFLATSAMVNPAMAQSQTQTQPTSDFDQCLAELGETAVRAGVSRETATAVVAGVEQIERVIELDRKQPEFTTTFADYLNRRVNESRIQQGRELLKTHRDLLNRVTRETGVPGPYLLAFWGLETNFGSYFGKMSVPGSLATLACDERRSEFFTRQWVAALQIIDEGAIPAEQMEGSWAGAMGHVQFMPTVFLEHAVDADGDGRRDLWNSLPDALMSAGHFLESMGWNGDYRWGREVLLPENFDYRLSDGRELPLAKWREMGITDAFGRPLAREDIDASLLVPAGHRGPAFLVYHNFDVIMGWNRSEFYAIAVGHLADRIAGAGGLQVPPPEDLPALSRQQILDLQQALASRGYDPGPIDGILGSGTRSAIREFQKANDLVADGYPGIPVLNAVGIDT, encoded by the coding sequence ATGACTATCGCCGGTTTTCTTGCGACAAGTGCCATGGTCAACCCTGCAATGGCGCAGTCGCAGACCCAGACCCAGCCAACCAGTGACTTTGACCAGTGCCTGGCAGAGCTCGGGGAAACGGCCGTTCGTGCCGGCGTATCCCGAGAAACCGCGACGGCGGTGGTCGCCGGAGTCGAGCAGATTGAGCGGGTGATCGAGCTCGACCGCAAACAGCCCGAGTTCACAACAACCTTCGCCGACTACCTGAATCGCCGGGTCAATGAGAGCCGGATTCAGCAGGGTCGCGAACTACTAAAGACCCATCGGGATCTGCTGAACCGGGTCACCCGGGAAACCGGTGTGCCGGGCCCCTACTTGCTGGCCTTCTGGGGTCTGGAGACCAATTTTGGTTCCTATTTCGGCAAGATGTCGGTGCCCGGCTCCCTGGCCACCCTGGCCTGCGATGAGCGTCGCAGCGAATTTTTCACCCGGCAGTGGGTTGCAGCGCTGCAGATTATTGATGAGGGTGCGATCCCTGCTGAACAGATGGAAGGCTCCTGGGCCGGTGCCATGGGCCACGTGCAGTTCATGCCGACGGTGTTCCTGGAGCATGCAGTGGATGCAGACGGCGACGGCCGCCGGGACTTGTGGAACAGCCTGCCGGATGCCCTGATGTCGGCCGGCCACTTCCTGGAGTCCATGGGCTGGAACGGCGACTACCGCTGGGGCCGGGAAGTACTGCTGCCGGAGAACTTTGACTACCGCCTGTCCGATGGCCGTGAACTGCCTCTGGCGAAATGGCGGGAGATGGGCATTACCGACGCTTTCGGCCGGCCCCTCGCCCGGGAAGATATAGACGCCTCCCTACTGGTGCCCGCCGGGCATCGCGGCCCCGCCTTCCTGGTGTACCATAACTTCGACGTGATCATGGGCTGGAACCGCTCTGAGTTCTATGCCATTGCCGTTGGTCACCTGGCGGACCGGATTGCCGGCGCCGGTGGCCTTCAGGTGCCGCCGCCGGAGGATCTCCCGGCCCTGTCCCGCCAGCAGATTCTTGATCTTCAGCAGGCTCTGGCCAGCCGCGGGTATGATCCGGGCCCGATCGACGGGATTCTGGGCTCGGGCACACGGTCAGCAATCCGGGAATTCCAGAAAGCCAACGACCTGGTGGCGGACGGTTATCCGGGCATCCCGGTGCTCAACGCCGTGGGCATAGATACCTGA
- a CDS encoding metal-dependent hydrolase: protein MDSITQAALGASLAGAIGGKTLGRSSLLIGAVLGTLPDMDVVIDYGSAIANFSQHRGFSHSLLILFPLSLLLAWLLNRWRPALGYGRWLWLTGLILLTHPILDSFTTYGTQIFWPFYEAVAISSIFIIDPLYTLPLLAGVFIFLLRGPATRAVTVGLALSTLYLGWTLVAQQIISSRVDPALAEAGLKDAPRLVQPMPFNTLLWRVTVQNEEQRVEIITGFLDGDAPLVLQFFPLQPELAKAAQASAEARRLEWFTDGLVAYGLEGQTLTATDIRLGLPGAHPFVFTLGRYNGQGLMPEPSTRIPRPEIRGDLLRVLWQRTTGQATTLCLASLTIPASGETCS, encoded by the coding sequence ATGGATTCCATTACACAAGCGGCGCTGGGTGCGTCACTGGCCGGCGCTATTGGCGGCAAAACCCTGGGGCGCTCTTCGCTGCTGATCGGGGCGGTGCTGGGAACACTGCCCGATATGGATGTGGTGATCGATTACGGCAGTGCGATTGCGAATTTCTCCCAGCACCGGGGCTTCAGTCACTCTCTACTGATCCTGTTTCCACTGTCACTGTTGCTGGCCTGGCTTCTGAATCGCTGGCGCCCGGCGCTGGGTTATGGCCGCTGGCTATGGCTCACCGGTCTGATTCTGCTGACCCACCCGATACTCGACTCGTTCACCACCTACGGCACCCAGATCTTCTGGCCTTTTTACGAGGCGGTGGCCATCAGCAGTATTTTCATTATTGATCCGCTTTACACACTGCCGCTACTGGCCGGCGTGTTTATTTTCCTGCTGCGCGGTCCTGCAACCCGGGCGGTAACGGTGGGACTGGCGTTGTCGACACTCTACCTGGGCTGGACGCTGGTAGCGCAACAGATAATCTCCAGCCGTGTAGACCCGGCGCTGGCCGAAGCAGGCCTGAAGGACGCTCCCCGGCTGGTACAGCCCATGCCGTTCAATACCCTGCTCTGGCGGGTAACGGTACAGAACGAGGAACAGCGGGTTGAGATCATCACCGGATTCCTGGACGGCGATGCCCCGCTCGTACTTCAGTTTTTCCCGCTTCAACCGGAACTGGCAAAGGCTGCCCAAGCCAGCGCTGAAGCGCGCCGGCTGGAATGGTTCACCGATGGCCTGGTCGCCTATGGCCTTGAGGGCCAGACCCTGACCGCCACGGATATCCGCCTGGGCCTTCCCGGCGCTCATCCTTTTGTCTTTACTCTGGGGCGCTATAATGGGCAGGGCTTAATGCCTGAGCCCAGCACACGGATTCCGCGACCGGAGATCCGTGGTGATCTGCTTCGTGTCCTTTGGCAACGGACCACGGGTCAGGCCACCACCCTGTGCCTTGCCAGCCTGACTATTCCAGCATCCGGAGAGACCTGTTCCTGA
- a CDS encoding pseudouridine synthase, with amino-acid sequence MRLDFFIANATDLSRKDAKRAIGKGRVERNGHPCRQASASVEAEDTITLDGASLALPGQRYLMLFKPEGVISATTDSNQPTALDLLPAGLRDGLHIAGRLDKDTTGLLLLTTDGAWSHRITAPRAACRKTYRVGLDEPISRDAISQLETGVMLKDESAPTLPAGVQLIDDRTMELTIQEGRYHQIKRMMAAVGHHVSALHRLRIGDITLDADLAPGEYRDLTLDEIRSVS; translated from the coding sequence ATGCGCCTGGACTTTTTCATCGCCAATGCCACTGATCTTTCCCGGAAAGACGCAAAGCGGGCCATCGGCAAGGGGCGGGTTGAACGCAACGGACATCCTTGTCGACAGGCTTCGGCCAGTGTTGAAGCGGAAGACACAATCACCCTGGATGGAGCTAGCCTGGCCCTGCCGGGGCAGCGCTATCTGATGTTGTTCAAGCCAGAGGGTGTTATCAGTGCCACCACTGACAGCAATCAGCCCACGGCGCTGGATCTGCTGCCCGCCGGGCTGCGGGATGGGCTGCACATTGCCGGCCGACTGGACAAGGACACCACCGGCCTGCTGCTACTGACCACCGATGGCGCCTGGTCCCATCGCATTACTGCTCCCCGCGCCGCCTGCCGCAAGACCTACCGGGTGGGGCTGGATGAGCCAATCAGCCGGGATGCAATCTCCCAGCTGGAAACCGGTGTGATGCTCAAAGACGAATCGGCACCAACCCTGCCTGCAGGGGTCCAGCTGATCGACGATCGGACGATGGAGTTAACCATTCAGGAAGGACGCTACCATCAGATCAAACGGATGATGGCAGCGGTGGGCCACCATGTGAGCGCACTGCACCGGTTGCGGATTGGCGATATCACTCTGGATGCTGATCTGGCCCCCGGCGAATACCGGGATCTGACATTGGACGAAATCCGCAGCGTTAGCTGA
- a CDS encoding asparaginase domain-containing protein encodes MITILTTGGTIDKVYFDAKSEFEIGDTLLQELLTEANIHEGYRLLELMRKDSLDMTEDDRDVIVEAVGETNATRILITHGTDTMAQTAEALKDVRDKTIVLFGAMQPARMRRSDAVFNLGFAWAAVGLLPPGVYIAMNGEVFEAGAVRKNVKDKRFERA; translated from the coding sequence ATGATCACGATTCTGACCACTGGCGGTACCATCGACAAAGTCTACTTTGACGCCAAAAGCGAGTTCGAGATTGGCGACACCCTGCTGCAGGAACTGCTGACGGAAGCCAATATTCACGAGGGCTACCGCCTACTTGAACTGATGCGCAAAGACAGCCTTGATATGACCGAAGACGACCGGGATGTCATCGTTGAGGCGGTCGGCGAGACCAACGCCACGCGTATTCTGATTACCCATGGTACCGACACCATGGCCCAGACGGCGGAAGCGCTCAAGGACGTGCGCGATAAAACAATCGTGCTTTTTGGCGCCATGCAGCCGGCGCGGATGCGCCGCAGTGATGCGGTTTTCAATCTGGGGTTTGCCTGGGCCGCCGTAGGTCTGCTGCCGCCGGGGGTCTACATCGCCATGAACGGTGAGGTTTTCGAGGCCGGTGCGGTACGCAAGAACGTCAAAGACAAACGGTTTGAACGGGCCTGA
- the pbpG gene encoding D-alanyl-D-alanine endopeptidase, whose translation MLRFAVVLLVVLVHAVAPAHGHQETKDEDGPSLASVNAAVAYVDGDDLVYGKNADRAVPIASVTKLMTALVVLESGQSLNEWIEFKERHIPAPANAYTRIRIGSELQRGNMLRIALMSSENFAAYTLARHHPGGYDAFVADMNAKARELGMENTVFVDPTGLSVDNRASASDLVKLVVAANKHPEISEYSTTRYFTARFRGPRYRLPFGNTNALVHRESWGVDISKTGYLSEAGRCLVMLLEFEGKQLVTVLLDSLGTRSPMGDAGRIRRWLSTGSSGSVAAAARDYARQKNETYSETDSSVSAN comes from the coding sequence ATGCTCCGTTTCGCAGTTGTTCTATTGGTTGTTCTCGTTCACGCGGTGGCTCCGGCACACGGCCATCAGGAAACAAAGGATGAGGACGGTCCCAGTCTGGCTTCCGTCAACGCAGCGGTGGCCTACGTAGACGGCGACGACCTGGTATACGGAAAGAACGCTGACCGCGCGGTGCCCATCGCTTCGGTGACCAAGTTGATGACGGCCCTGGTGGTACTCGAATCCGGCCAGTCGCTCAATGAATGGATTGAGTTCAAAGAGCGCCATATTCCCGCACCCGCTAACGCCTATACCCGCATTCGCATTGGCTCTGAGCTGCAGCGCGGCAATATGCTGCGTATTGCCCTGATGTCCTCCGAGAACTTTGCCGCCTATACACTGGCTCGCCACCACCCCGGCGGCTACGATGCGTTTGTGGCTGACATGAACGCCAAGGCCCGTGAACTGGGCATGGAAAACACCGTCTTTGTAGACCCCACCGGCCTGTCCGTCGATAACCGGGCCTCTGCCTCTGATCTGGTCAAGCTGGTGGTCGCCGCCAACAAACATCCTGAAATCAGCGAGTACTCCACAACACGCTATTTTACCGCCCGATTCCGCGGGCCGCGCTACCGGCTGCCCTTTGGCAATACCAACGCGCTGGTTCACCGCGAGAGCTGGGGAGTGGATATCAGCAAAACCGGCTATCTCTCAGAGGCCGGTCGTTGCCTGGTGATGCTGCTGGAGTTCGAAGGCAAGCAGCTGGTCACGGTGCTGCTGGATTCGCTGGGTACCCGCTCCCCCATGGGTGACGCCGGGCGAATCCGCCGCTGGCTAAGCACCGGAAGCAGTGGCAGTGTTGCGGCCGCCGCCCGCGACTATGCACGCCAGAAAAACGAAACCTACTCTGAGACAGATTCTTCCGTTTCGGCAAATTGA
- the ilvD gene encoding dihydroxy-acid dehydratase yields MTDDKRRRYSAPVVDGLGKSASRAMLRAVGFKDEDFRKPQIGIASTWSNLTPCNMHIDKLAQESAAGADEAGGKSLTFNTITISDGIANGTEGMKYSLVSREVIADSIETVAGCEGFDGLVAIGGCDKNMPGCMMGLARLNRPSVFVYGGTIMPGENHTDIISVFEAVGAHARGDLDLIEVKQIEETAIPGPGSCGGMYTANTMASAIEAMGMSLPGSSAQNAVSDSKAADCRAAGAAVLNLLEKDIKPSDVMTREAFENAITVVIALGGSTNAVLHLIAMANTVGVELTLDDFVTIGKRVPVLADLRPSGRYMMSELVAIGGIQPLMKMLLDRGLLHGGCLTVTGNTLAENLAGIDPYPQGQDIIHAFDNPIKADSHLRILYGNLAPTGAVAKITGKEGTHFTGRARVFHSEEEAQERIMDGTVVAGDVLVIRYEGPKGGPGMREMLTPTSAIMGKGLGNDVALITDGRFSGGSHGFVVGHITPEAADGGPLALVENGDTVTIDAVANRIELDVSDEELERRRKSWVAPPPRFTRGVLAKYARTVSSASEGAVTDKP; encoded by the coding sequence ATGACAGACGACAAACGCCGTCGTTATTCCGCGCCGGTTGTAGATGGACTGGGAAAATCTGCAAGCCGGGCCATGCTGCGGGCCGTGGGCTTCAAGGACGAGGACTTTCGCAAGCCGCAGATTGGTATTGCGTCCACCTGGAGCAATCTGACTCCCTGCAACATGCACATTGACAAACTGGCGCAGGAATCGGCGGCGGGTGCTGATGAAGCCGGTGGCAAGAGCCTGACCTTTAACACCATTACCATCTCTGATGGTATCGCCAATGGCACCGAGGGCATGAAGTATTCTCTGGTGTCCCGGGAAGTCATTGCCGACTCCATCGAGACCGTCGCCGGTTGCGAGGGCTTCGACGGTCTGGTGGCCATTGGCGGCTGTGACAAGAACATGCCGGGCTGCATGATGGGCCTGGCCCGGCTGAACCGGCCCTCGGTCTTCGTCTACGGCGGAACCATTATGCCCGGCGAGAACCATACCGATATTATTTCTGTATTCGAGGCGGTGGGCGCCCATGCACGCGGCGATCTGGACCTGATCGAAGTCAAGCAGATTGAAGAAACCGCGATTCCCGGCCCTGGCTCCTGCGGCGGCATGTACACAGCCAACACCATGGCGTCTGCCATTGAGGCCATGGGCATGAGCCTGCCGGGAAGCTCCGCGCAGAACGCGGTATCGGACAGCAAGGCCGCCGACTGCCGTGCTGCCGGTGCCGCCGTGCTCAATCTGCTTGAGAAAGACATCAAGCCCTCTGACGTGATGACCCGCGAAGCGTTCGAGAACGCCATCACCGTGGTCATCGCCCTGGGCGGATCCACCAACGCGGTACTGCACCTGATTGCCATGGCCAATACCGTTGGCGTCGAGCTCACCCTGGATGATTTCGTGACCATCGGCAAGCGAGTCCCGGTGCTGGCGGATCTGCGCCCCAGCGGTCGCTACATGATGTCGGAGCTGGTGGCCATTGGCGGCATCCAGCCGCTGATGAAGATGCTGCTTGATCGCGGCCTGCTGCACGGTGGCTGTCTGACGGTCACCGGTAATACACTGGCGGAGAACCTGGCGGGTATTGACCCCTATCCTCAGGGTCAGGACATCATTCACGCCTTCGACAACCCGATCAAGGCAGATAGCCACCTGCGTATTCTCTACGGCAATCTGGCACCCACTGGTGCCGTGGCGAAAATCACTGGCAAGGAAGGCACCCATTTCACCGGCCGGGCCCGGGTTTTCCATTCTGAAGAAGAAGCCCAGGAACGCATCATGGACGGCACGGTCGTGGCCGGGGATGTGCTGGTCATCCGTTACGAAGGCCCCAAGGGTGGCCCGGGTATGAGGGAGATGCTGACCCCGACATCCGCCATTATGGGTAAGGGCCTGGGTAACGATGTGGCTCTGATCACCGACGGTCGTTTTTCCGGCGGCAGCCACGGTTTCGTGGTGGGCCATATTACCCCGGAAGCTGCCGATGGCGGCCCGCTGGCGCTGGTTGAGAACGGGGATACGGTGACCATTGATGCAGTGGCCAACCGTATCGAGCTGGATGTCTCCGACGAGGAACTGGAGCGTCGCCGCAAGTCCTGGGTGGCACCACCACCGCGCTTTACCCGGGGTGTTCTGGCGAAGTACGCCCGCACTGTAAGCTCGGCCTCCGAGGGTGCGGTAACCGATAAACCCTGA